In one Oryza glaberrima chromosome 2, OglaRS2, whole genome shotgun sequence genomic region, the following are encoded:
- the LOC127762956 gene encoding protein EXORDIUM-like — MASFRLMIAAVSLSLVQLSMGSRRLMELYIPPASDQLTYHHGSVLSGDIPVSILWYGKFTPTQMSIIADFVVSLTGAPNAATPSVGQWWGTIEQLYLSNAATNSQTSTRVLLDEQVSDEQCSLGKSLTLAQIDQLAARVGTKRGGVALVFTDEDVTVEGFCSSRCGKHGSDASAGTTHIWVGNSAKQCPGQCAWPFAQPVYGPQGTPLVAPNNDVGADGMVMILASMVAGTVTNPYGDGFYQGPQDAPLEACSACPGVYGSGAYPGNAGKLLVDATTGASYNANGANGRKYLLPALYNPATSSCDTLV, encoded by the coding sequence ATGGCTTCGTTTAGGCTAATGATAGCGGCGGTGTCTCTGAGCCTCGTGCAGCTCTCCATGGGGAGCAGGAGGTTAATGGAGCTGTACATACCTCCGGCGAGTGACCAGCTCACGTACCACCACGGCAGCGTGCTCAGTGGCGACATCCCGGTGTCCATCCTCTGGTACGGCAAATTCACGCCGACGCAGATGTCGATCATCGCTGACTTCGTCGTCTCGCTCACCGGCGCGCCGAACGCGGCCACGCCGTCGGTCGGGCAGTGGTGGGGCACCATCGAACAGCTCTACCTGTCCAACGCCGCCACGAACAGCCAGACCTCCACACGCGTGCTCCTCGATGAGCAGGTCTCGGACGAGCAGTGCTCCCTCGGCAAGTCTCTCACCCTGGCTCAGATCGACCagctcgccgcgcgcgtcggcACCAAGAGGGGAGGCGTCGCGCTCGTCTTCACCGACGAGGACGTCACCGTCGAAGGCTTCTGCAGCAGCCGGTGCGGCAAGCACGGCTCGGACGCGAGCGCCGGCACCACCCACATCTGGGTCGGCAACTCTGCGAAGCAGTGCCCGGGGCAGTGCGCGTGGCCGTTCGCGCAGCCGGTGTACGGGCCACAGGGCACGCCGCTGGTGGCGCCCAACAACGACGTCGGCGCGGACGGGATGGTGATGATCCTCGCCTCGATGGTGGCCGGCACGGTGACCAACCCGTACGGCGATGGGTTCTACCAGGGGCCCCAGGACGCGCCGCTGGAGGCGTGCTCGGCGTGCCCGGGAGTCTACGGCAGCGGTGCGTACCCGGGGAACGCCGGTAAACTCCTCGTCGACGCCACCACCGGAGCCAGCTACAACGCCAACGGCGCGAACGGGAGGAAGTACCTGCTCCCGGCGTTGTACAATCCCGCAACGTCCTCCTGCGACACGCTTGTGTAA
- the LOC127762952 gene encoding protein PHOSPHATE-INDUCED 1-like has product MASDRRVCTVHHMSHAAIVLVSVLLLCSAHPSAGARRLMELYKPPPSEQLTYHNGTVLRGDIPVSVVWYGRFTPAQKAVVSDFLLSLTVASPAPTPSVSQWWNTINQLYLSKAAAQGKNGGGGGKITTQVRLAGQLTDDQCSLGKSLKLSQLPALAARAKPKKGGIALVLTAQDVSVEGFCMSRCGTHASNAKARTAYVWVGTSATQCPGQCAWPFHQPVYGPQTPALVPPSGDVGMDGMVMNIASMVAGVVTNPFGDGFYQGPKEAPLEAATACPGVYGSGAYPGYAGNLAVDPATGASYNANGAHGRKYLLPALFDPATSTCSTLV; this is encoded by the coding sequence ATGGCCTCGGATCGTAGGGTTTGCACCGTCCACCACATGAGCCACGCGGCAATCGTGCTGGTTTCAGTACTGCTGCTGTGCTCGGCACATCCCTCCGCGGGAGCCAGGAGGCTCATGGAGCTGTACAAGCCACCGCCCAGCGAGCAACTCACGTACCACAACGGCACCGTGTTGCGGGGCGACATCCCCGTGTCGGTCGTCTGGTACGGCCGCTTCACGCCGGCGCAGAAGGCCGTCGTCTCCGACTTCCTCCTCTCGCTCaccgtcgcctcgccggcgccgaccccgTCCGTGTCGCAGTGGTGGAACACCATCAACCAGCTGTACCTgtccaaggcggcggcgcagggcaagaacggcggcggaggcggcaagaTCACCACGCAGGTGAGGCTCGCCGGccaactcaccgacgaccagtGCTCGCTCGGGAAGAGCCTCAAGCTGTCCCAGCTGCCGGCGCTGGCGGCGAGGGCCAAGCCCAAGAAGGGCGGGATCGCGCTGGTTCTCACCGCGCAGGACGTGTCCGTGGAGGGGTTCTGCATGAGCCGGTGCGGCACGCACGCGTCGAACGCCAAGGCCCGCACGGCCTACGTCTGGGTCGGCACCTCCGCCACGCAGTGCCCCGGCCAGTGCGCGTGGCCGTTCCACCAGCCGGTGTACGGGCCTCAGACGCCGGCGCTGGTGCCGCCCAGCGGCGACGTCGGGATGGACGGCATGGTGATGAACATTGCCAGCATGGTCGCCGGCGTCGTGACCAACCCGTTCGGCGACGGGTTCTACCAGGGCCCCAAGGAGGCGCCGCTGGAGGCCGCGACGGCGTGTCCAGGGGTCTACGGCAGCGGCGCGTACCCCGGTTATGCCGGGAACCTGGCGGTGGACCCCGCGACGGGAGCGAGCTACAACGCCAATGGAGCACACGGGAGGAAATACCTGCTTCCGGCTTTGTTCGATCCTGCCACGTCAACCTGTTCAACTTTGGTGTGA
- the LOC127762954 gene encoding protein PHOSPHATE-INDUCED 1-like — translation MAAKAVMLALLVLVSTAQVSMGARRRMELYKPDPADMLSYHSGAVLQGNIPVSIYWYGKFTPAQKSILFDFLLSLSVAPYAAAPSVAQWWSSIDELYLSKAVQTNSNGQSKKTQVLVASQVSDINCSMGKSLTLAQVAALAAQAKPKKGGIALVFTAQDVTVEGFGMSRCGLHGSDAKSGTAYIWVGNPATQCPGECAWPFHQPMYGPQGAPLVAPNGDIGADGMVMNLASMLAGTVTNPFGDGYYQGSRDAPLEAATACPGVFGSGAYPGFAGELKVDQATGASYNANGANGRKYLLPALYNPSTGTCNTLV, via the coding sequence ATGGCTGCAAAGGCAGTTATGCTTGCACTGCTTGTGCTTGTGAGCACGGCTCAGGTATCCATGGGTGCAAGGCGGCGCATGGAGCTGTACAAGCCAGACCCGGCTGACATGCTCTCCTACCACAGCGGCGCCGTGCTCCAGGGCAACATCCCGGTGTCCATCTACTGGTACGGCAAGTTCACGCCGGCGCAGAAGTCGATACTCTTCGACTTCCTCCTGTCGCTCTCGGTGGCGCcctacgccgccgcgccgtccgttGCGCAGTGGTGGAGCAGCATCGACGAGCTCTACTTATCCAAGGCGGTGCAAACCAACTCCAACGGCCAGAGCAAGAAAACCCAGGTTCTGGTCGCGAGCCAAGTGTCCGACATCAACTGCTCCATGGGCAAGTCGCTCACCCTGGCGCAAGTCGCCGCCCTAGCGGCGCAGGCCAAGCCCAAGAAGGGCGGCATTGCTCTCGTTTTCACGGCGCAGGACGTGACCGTGGAGGGCTTCGGCATGAGCCGGTGCGGCCTGCACGGCTCCGACGCCAAGTCCGGCACCGCCTACATCTGGGTCGGCAACCCGGCGACGCAGTGCCCCGGCGAGTGCGCGTGGCCGTTCCACCAGCCCATGTACGGCCCGCAGGGCGCGCCGCTCGTGGCGCCCAACGGCGACATCGGGGCGGACGGCATGGTGATGAACCTCGCCAGCATGCTCGCCGGCACGGTGACCAACCCGTTCGGCGACGGGTACTACCAGGGCAGCAGGGACGCGCCGCTGGAGGCCGCCACGGCGTGCCCGGGAGTCTTCGGGAGCGGCGCGTACCCTGGATTCGCCGGTGAGCTGAAGGTGGATCAGGCGACCGGGGCAAGCTATAACGCCAATGGCGCGAACGGGAGGAAATACCTGCTTCCCGCGCTCTACAACCCCTCCACTGGTACATGCAACACGCTGGTGTAG